Proteins from a single region of Oncorhynchus tshawytscha isolate Ot180627B linkage group LG03, Otsh_v2.0, whole genome shotgun sequence:
- the LOC112237110 gene encoding serine/threonine-protein kinase SBK2: MTAAAQELDELCFLSAQSMSTLETSDHFQMVKLLGEGSYGKVMLAVHKKRGTPMALKFFPRQSTSLFSFLREYNLSLSYCTHPSLTRALGIFFSTPCYYVFAQQAGLYGDLYSVIVSEVGVDEECVQSVMSQLSGAVSHLHSIGFVHRDIKPENIFLCDRTCRWVKLGDFGLARPTGCTIRAIWYDSPFCTPEVEQAKESEKVREQREEDGEEEENIWITVETTIDSWALGVLVYCLLTGCFPWEETTHNDPAYRRYKEWYDREMEREERNEGLRGEQKVIWCEGEREKDNILSLEMNQNSNPVAPQFEGFSPLLMSLFRELLNPQPRLRGGPDEILSYLGGPWLMETEREEKRKAEEVEKEARKIREAGTVEEGREREGRGER; encoded by the exons ATGACA GCTGCAGCTCAGGAACTGGACGAGCTATGTTTCCTCTCAGCCCAGTCCATGTCCACTCTGGAGACCTCCGACCACTTCCAGATGGTCAAGCTGCTGGGAGAGGGATCCTACGGCAAGGTCATGCTTGCCGTCCACAAGAAGAGAG gCACTCCCATGGCTCTGAAGTTCTTCCCCCGCCAGTCCAcatccctcttctctttcctgcgtgaatacaacctctccctttcttattgcactcatccctctctcacccgGGCCCTGGGTATCTTCTTCTCCACCCCCTGCTACTACGTCTTCGCCCAGCAGGCTGGTCTCTATGGAGACCTCTACAGTGTCATCGTGTCAGAG gtgggTGTAGATGAAGAGTGTGTCCAGAGTGTGATGTCTCAGCTGAGTGGTGCCGTCTCACACCTCCACTCCATAGGCTTCGTCCACCGGGACATCAAACCAGAGAACATCTTCCTGTGTGACCGCACCTGTCGCTGGGTCAAACTGGGTGACTTCGGCCTGGCCCGCCCCACTGGCTGCACTATCCGCGCCATCTGGTATGACTCACCCTTTTGCACACCTGAGGTGGAGCAGGCCAAAGAGTCTGAGAAagtgagggagcagagagaggaggatggagaggaggaggagaacatttGGATCACAGTGGAGACCACTATAGACAGCTGGGCCCTGGGCGTGCTGGTCTACTGCCTGCTGACGGGATGCTTTCCCTGGGAAGAGACCACGCACAACGACCCCGCCTACAGGAGGTACAAGGAGTGGTACGACcgcgagatggagagggaggaaaggaacgAGGGACTGAGAGGGGAGCAGAAAGTAATTTGGTGTGAAGGTGAAAGGGAAAAGGACAATATCCTGAGCCTGGAGATGAATCAGAATTCGAACCCTGTGGCCCCACAGTTTGAAGGCTTCAGCCCACTGTTGATGTCTCTTTTCAGGGAGCTGCTTAACCCACAGCCCAGGCTTCGAGGAGGCCCTGATGAGATCCTCAGCTACCTGGGTGGGCCCTGGTTgatggagacggagagagaggagaagaggaaagcagaggaggtagagaaggaggccAGGAAAATAAGAGAGGCAGGAAcggtggaggaagggagggagagggagggaagaggggagagataa
- the mfap5 gene encoding microfibril associated protein 5 isoform X1, producing the protein MRGEDKGWRRRRRRGWREKEGKGERTKYSKQRTLLDDRKSSRKHPALTRMGSLPIALLLCGFHVLTAVAQAPQAEVELHRGDWNEEEALVTVSTLPPDCREETYPCTRMYSVHRPIKRCIHSLCLYSLPRVYVINKEICVRTVCQQDEYLKAELCRERSGWPKRFQRSTTNKKRCRNRHGNPQTWENKA; encoded by the exons ATGAGAGGGGAGGAcaaggggtggaggagaagaaggaggaggggatggagagagaaggaggggaaaggagagaggacaaaatATTCAAAACAAAGGACGCTTTTGGACGACAGGAAAAGTT CTCGTAAACATCCAGCTCTTACAAGGATGGGCAGTCTTCCAATCGCCCTGCTCCTCTGCGGTTTCCATG TCCTCACAGCTGTAGCCCAAGCCCCGCAGGCTG AGGTGGAACTCCACAGAGGTGACTGGAATGAAGAGGAGGCTTTGGTGACTGTCTCTACCCTACCGCCTG ACTGTAGGGAAGAGACGTACCCCTGTACCAGGATGTACTCTGTCCACCGGCCCATCAAGAGATGCATCCACTCCCTCTGCCTTTACAG CCTCCCTCGTGTCTATGTGATCAACAAGGAGATATGTGTTAGAACTGTCTGCCAACAGGATGAGTACCTGAAGG cTGAGCTCTGCAGGGAGCGGTCCGGCTGGCCCAAACGCTTCCAGAGGTCAACCACCAATAAGAAACGCTGTCGCAATCGCCATGGCAACCCCCAAACCTGGGAAAACAAGGCCTGA
- the mfap5 gene encoding microfibril associated protein 5 isoform X2 produces MGSLPIALLLCGFHVLTAVAQAPQAEVELHRGDWNEEEALVTVSTLPPDCREETYPCTRMYSVHRPIKRCIHSLCLYSLPRVYVINKEICVRTVCQQDEYLKAELCRERSGWPKRFQRSTTNKKRCRNRHGNPQTWENKA; encoded by the exons ATGGGCAGTCTTCCAATCGCCCTGCTCCTCTGCGGTTTCCATG TCCTCACAGCTGTAGCCCAAGCCCCGCAGGCTG AGGTGGAACTCCACAGAGGTGACTGGAATGAAGAGGAGGCTTTGGTGACTGTCTCTACCCTACCGCCTG ACTGTAGGGAAGAGACGTACCCCTGTACCAGGATGTACTCTGTCCACCGGCCCATCAAGAGATGCATCCACTCCCTCTGCCTTTACAG CCTCCCTCGTGTCTATGTGATCAACAAGGAGATATGTGTTAGAACTGTCTGCCAACAGGATGAGTACCTGAAGG cTGAGCTCTGCAGGGAGCGGTCCGGCTGGCCCAAACGCTTCCAGAGGTCAACCACCAATAAGAAACGCTGTCGCAATCGCCATGGCAACCCCCAAACCTGGGAAAACAAGGCCTGA